Below is a window of Cupriavidus sp. MP-37 DNA.
TTCGTCCAGCTTGGTGGTCTTCAGGTAATGGCGGATCGCCGCGCGCGCCTTGCCGGTGCGCACGAACGACAGCCAGGCGGGATTCGGCTTGGAGTAAGGGGCCGTCACCACCTCGACGATATCGCCGCTCTTGAGCTCGGTGCGCAGCGGCAGCATCTCGTTGTTGATCTTGACCGCGACGCACTGGTTGCCCAGGTCGCTGTGCACCGCGTAGGCAAAGTCCAGCGCGGTGGCGCCGCGCGGCAGCGCGCGGATATGGCCCTTGGGCGTGAACACGTAGACCGCGTCGGGGAACAGGTCGATCTTGACGTGCTCGAGGAATTCCTGCGAATCGCCGGTCTGGCTCTGGATATCGAGCAGCGACTGCAGCCACTGGTGCGCCTGCTGCTGGATATCGTTGGCGTGGTCGGCCTGGTGCTTGTACATCCAGTGCGCGGCCACGCCCGCCTCGGCGATCTGGTGCATGTCGCGCGTGCGGATCTGGAACTCGACCGGCGTGCCGAACGGGCCCACCAGCGTGGTGTGCAGCGACTGGTAGCCGTTGATCTTGGGGATCGCGATGTAGTCCTTGAACTTGCCGGGCATCGGCTTGTACAGGCCGTGCAGCGCGCCCATCGCCATGTAGCAGTGCATCTGCGTTTCCACCACCACGCGGAACCCGTACACGTCCAGCACCTGCGAGAACGACAGCTGCTTGTCGTGCATCTTGCGGTAGATGCTGTAGAGCGTTTTCTCGCGGCCCGACAGTTCGGCCACGATGCCGGCATCGGCCAGCGCCTTCTGCGCGGCCTCGAGGATGCGCTTGACCACCTCGCGCCGGTTGCCGCGCGCGGCCTTGACGGCTTTTTCGAGCGTGGCGTAGCGGAACGGCGAGCCGACCTTGAACGACAGCTCCTGCAGCTCGCGGTAAATCGTGTTGAGACCGAGACGGTGCGCGATCGGCGCATAGATCTCCATGGTCTCGAGCGCGATGCGGCGGCGCTTCTCCGGCGGCACGAAGTCGAGCGTGCGCATGTTGTGCGTACGGTCGGCCAGCTTCACCAGGATCACGCGCACGTCGCGCGCCATCGCCAGCAGCATCTTGCGGAAGCTCTCCGCCTGCGCCTGCTCGCGGCTCTGGAATTCGAGCTTGTCCAGCTTGGTCAGGCCATCGACCAGTTCGGCGACCTTGGGACCGAATTTCTCGGCCAGCTCGCTCTTGGTGATGCCCTGGTCTTCCATCACGTCGTGCAGCAGCGCCGCCATGATGGACTGCACGTCCAGCTTCCAGTCCGCGCACAGCTCGGCCACCGCCACCGGATGGGTGATGTAGGGCTCGCCGCTCTGGCGGTACTGGCCCAGGTGGGCCTCGTCGGAAAACTGGAAGGCCTCGCGTACGCGCGCCAGGTCGGGCGCCTTCAGGTACGCAAGCTTCTCCATCAGCCGGGTGATGGAGATGACCTGCTGGCGCGGCGGCACCGCCGGCTGCGAGGTCGGGCCGAAGAAATGCCGGTATGACTGCGCCAGCACAGCATCGATAAACAGGCTGTCGGCCACCGGCGGCGCCACTTGCTGCGCCGCCGCCAGTTCGTCCGGCACGGCCGCGCCCCGCGCCTTGCCCGGCGCCAGCGCGGGCGCGACGGCGCGCTCGCCGACGACATCGTCGCCGAGCGGATCGGGAAGATTGGGAGCGCCGGTGCGCGCGTTCACGGAAGACTGGCCCGGAATGGTGCGCTTACGCGCCGCGGGCGGGGCCGCATCGCCAGGCGCCGGCACGACCGCCGTCGGCGACGGCTGGGATGGAGGCTTGGAGGGCGGATGCGGCGATGGCATGGCGGCGGCCCGGGGAATCCGGCTGGAGAGCCTGGAACAGTGCTGGCACGATGCAGGGATGAGCCATGGGCCGCCTGGTGGATCAGGTCGGGACCTTTTTCAGCATCTCGATGCCGACCTGGCCCGACGCGATCTCGCGCAGTGCCACCACGGTCGGCTTGTCCTTCGCTTCGACCTTGGGCGTGTGGCCCTGCACCAGCTGGCGCGCACGGTACGTGGCCGCCAGCGCGAGCTCGAAACGATTCGGAATGTGTTTCAGACAATCTTCGACGGTAATACGCGCCATATCAAATCCACCTTGGGACAAAACCTTACGTTGGGTTGCCATTTTACAGCACGCGGCGGAAAACGCCGGCGGCGCTCCGCGCGGCTG
It encodes the following:
- a CDS encoding bifunctional (p)ppGpp synthetase/guanosine-3',5'-bis(diphosphate) 3'-pyrophosphohydrolase, with the protein product MNARTGAPNLPDPLGDDVVGERAVAPALAPGKARGAAVPDELAAAQQVAPPVADSLFIDAVLAQSYRHFFGPTSQPAVPPRQQVISITRLMEKLAYLKAPDLARVREAFQFSDEAHLGQYRQSGEPYITHPVAVAELCADWKLDVQSIMAALLHDVMEDQGITKSELAEKFGPKVAELVDGLTKLDKLEFQSREQAQAESFRKMLLAMARDVRVILVKLADRTHNMRTLDFVPPEKRRRIALETMEIYAPIAHRLGLNTIYRELQELSFKVGSPFRYATLEKAVKAARGNRREVVKRILEAAQKALADAGIVAELSGREKTLYSIYRKMHDKQLSFSQVLDVYGFRVVVETQMHCYMAMGALHGLYKPMPGKFKDYIAIPKINGYQSLHTTLVGPFGTPVEFQIRTRDMHQIAEAGVAAHWMYKHQADHANDIQQQAHQWLQSLLDIQSQTGDSQEFLEHVKIDLFPDAVYVFTPKGHIRALPRGATALDFAYAVHSDLGNQCVAVKINNEMLPLRTELKSGDIVEVVTAPYSKPNPAWLSFVRTGKARAAIRHYLKTTKLDEAIQLGERLLEQSARQLGIELKAVPQSVWDRMIQWTGNKQREDIFADLALGRRVPAVVAKRMEILLQELSGDVDSALLAAVQTFAGEEAPAVPITGDEGMSMIFSACCRPIPGDSIVGYLGKGEGLQIHVQDCKIAKRLHSKDPEHWIDVMWAKKTTRAFDVSIKVMVRNVKGIVARVAADLTAADANVAHVAMEQQDAGHQEATYMQFIIQVQNRLHLANVMRGLRRNPDVIRIFRDRNDS
- the rpoZ gene encoding DNA-directed RNA polymerase subunit omega — its product is MARITVEDCLKHIPNRFELALAATYRARQLVQGHTPKVEAKDKPTVVALREIASGQVGIEMLKKVPT